From the Choristoneura fumiferana chromosome 15, NRCan_CFum_1, whole genome shotgun sequence genome, the window ACCTTTTACATTATTAGTGTCTTCATTAGACCCACCATCGTTGAACTTTTTCCAGGGCTCATGTTCAGGACCCTGTTTCTTTTCACCATATTTGTCTTTTTGGACCGCCCACGAAACGAAAATCGGGCGGCCCAGGAATGGCTTCTTATTAGTGGCAGCGATGGCCTTGTTAGCCATCGGCACATGAGTGAAGTGCACAAAACCACATCCCACCAGTTTACCATCAGGTTTCTTCAAGAGTTTCACCTCTTCTACGTTTCCGTATGAACTGAAGTGCTCCCTCAAGGATTCCTCTGTAGCCTTAAAAGATATGTTCCGGACTATCAGCCTGGCGTTTCTGTTGACACCATCTTTGAATTTACTATTCTCATTCTCATCCTCAGACATTTTTGGCAATTAAATTCACGTGTGCTCAAACGAAAACTTAACCTCTTTATAATATGTCAAACaaatgtctaaaaaaataatgttgaatgaatgtATCGCTTCCTGCTTGCGCTGCtgccacagattactaatatgtgtAGAACCCTattttctgcagggctactacgaaactctaatcTCGAAGTTCgcgttgtgcggtccctctgacacttatactattttaataagagagcgagagggacggtacgatgcgaactttgagtttcgtagtagcaagctgcagggctactacgaaactagaaactcgaagtttgtagcgtaccgtccctctcgctctcgtattaaacagtgtaagtgtcagagggaccgcacgacacaaacttcgagtttcgtagtagccctgctgttccgTGGCACCGCTAATAATCACAATCTCAGATCGATTTGGAGATGCAAACACGTTACAAACATTGTTGTACAAATTACGATTCTAACCTAGAACAGGCGGAAtccacgtggacacaacttgcgcattaaaaaattacagacaCGAGCGAATTTGTCATTTTGGCAACGTTATGTCAGTCAATATCATGTCGGCCTGTCAGTGTCAGCTGATTGTCAAAACAATTAAAAGTTGCGTGCAATAAAAGAGCACTTTCTGCTGGGTTTATTTTGAACAGACCGATCACCATGAACACTCTAAATTTATTCAAGATGTCTAATAAACTGATCCGACCTAGTGTAACATATCGACAATATGCCTATAAGGTTATGAAACGTCCAGACCCGAATACATTAAAAATGCCTGCGCCCGGCACGGCCCCTAAGCTTATGGAAATAATTAAAGAGAAAATTCGACTAAATGGTCCCATATCAGTAGCAGAATATATGCATATTGTTACTACAAATCCAACAGAGGGCTATTACATGAAAAAAGAGACAATCGGTGAAAGTGGCGATTTCATAACATCGCCAGAAATAAGTCAGTTGTTTGGGGAGATCTTGGCCATTTGGTTCTATGCTGAGTCGAAAAAGATGGGTCCTGGGAAGCCACTGCAAATAGTTGAACTGGGACCAGGCAAAGGCACACTGATGATGGATTTCTTGAGggtaaatatgatttttacTTATTTGACCAGTTCTGTGGATAAAGCTCAGAAGATTTTACTTAATAAgcttttatcaaattttttgtGTTAGTATTGGTCAACTTCACATAATtgttagtattattttttattatttggaaATTATTATTGATCTTAtgaacttatttatatttaaaaaatactagtttaattttttataaaacttcaGGTGCTTCATCGCCTAGGCTACAAGCCTAACGACCTGAGCATCCACTTGGTAGAGATATCAGAAACCATGCAAAATGTACAGGCTCACCGACTCTGTGCGACACACAAGGCTTGTCACGTAGACTCGCCGCATAATTATGAggtaaatacacatacatacatttaaaactgtttaaagcgacacttttttaaataacaacataataatatctaatGTAACAATCAAGAAATAAGTCCTAACACTATCTTAtatatcctcctaagtcctcacatactttataaaggactaattaacactaagaataacagcTGAATGTACTTAAgaaagcacaaattgttcattgaataaagttctaagaatttgtaaatattgtccaaaataacaaagcaggtcaaccacgtctaggtcttaaacgctaagtttgctaaaaaatgtcaggactcaggaggatatacCAAAATATCACTGGTTATACAAGTTATACAACCATCATTATACAGTCCAAACCATATTAAAGTATAAATGGTATccttgtgttaaaaattatgCTACAAATTGCATAGTAAGCAGCTATGCTTGCGCATAAATTTGAGAAATTTCAGCAAAAAACAATAGATAaggtttacaatacaatacattaactctttattgcacaccaacacagtaagcagtacagaaaacaggtatatacatagagatacctactaaataaattaccatgactaattaagttaattataatattgtatgttGCAGGGAGAAACAACAAGTGGCATAAAAGTATACTGGTACTATGATCTAAAGAAAGTACCGAAGAACTTTTCGTGGTACATTGCTCATGAGTTCTTTGATGTGCTTCCTATCCATAAGTTTGAGGTGAACCATTATTTCAATTCACAACATTAAACAGCTATGTAAAAACGTCTCCAATCCCCATACCAATGCCTACCTTTAGCTGatcaaaaaacgctttatgtccaTGCAATAACagcaataaaacattaaattaaaaaaatcgcaaaacccgactgccaaaactaaaaggaagaaaatgagcctagtggtctagaactctgtgaagtagctaatttaaagttcaacagtcgggagccattactaagagtttttgagcgtcgaTTTAAGTgtgtcccgactgttgaactttaaattagctacttcaCAGAGTATATTTTTAGCTGTTATTAGTTATAATTTTGTGAATCTCATACGATTTGTTGTACCTCAGATCCCTGATTCAGTGTTACCCAGGCATGGGTTACAGTGGATCACgggcaattttattttatatgtatatattttattactggACTTCCCAAGTGCTTTCGTTGTCTTTGTTTTTCAAACATAGATAGTAAAcatatatttaaagaaataaactgAGCTTTTTGAAGAGACACAATTAAatcagtttgaaaaaaatctgcTCCACTGTGACCCACTCTCCCctactttagtttttaagtattttatttgtaattatcttattttgaaaaaaaaaaaactttcttacaagtttcttgcggcgcattcttcttggcaatgatggtcttttcgaaagcgctgatagtttaaaaaaaatgacgtgtaaaagtgcccattgcggcctatttactaaataaatgatttgaaaattttgaatatGTTAACATTTTTATATCAAATTCTTTAGAAATCAGAGGATGGATGGCGAGAACTCCTAATAGACATAGATGAAGCTGGCAAGCTGTACTACAGAATATCAGCCAATGAGACAAATTCAGTCAAAACACTTGTCCGACCACCACTTGACGCAGGGGATAGAACTGAGCTGGAAGTTAGCGCCAGGAGTCTAGGTATAGCCAGACAGTTGGCACAACGGGTAGACGCCTACGGAGGCCTGGCCTTGATTGCTGACTACGGCCATGAAGGAGAGAAGGGGGATACTTTTAGggtttgtctttttttttataccaagAAATCGTATTAGTAATCTTAGGCCAGTACAGACACGCAATATAACAGTACCTAACTGTTGACAACTGCCCATATATTTGAATAAGTGAATTGATAAAACGAGTTGACTTTTATATTCGTTTcgtattttaaagtttattttgaacaGAAATGTGGCTACTTTTATGCTTTTCATTGTATCCTTTTCCAGGCCTTCCACAGGCACCAAGTGGTCAATCCTTTGGAGAATGTCGGTGCCAGCGACCTCACAGCTGATGTAGACTTCAGCCAGCTGCGCATAGCGGCATCCATGACTCCAGGAGACGAGAACTATGCGCTCGTTATGGGCCCTGTCCAACAGAGGCAATTTTTGGAGAGGCTGCAGGCAGAGTTTAGGTTAAATGTAAGTTGTGATTGTAACTTTAACTTAGGGGTAACAGGATATCCTATGAATCTCGCTGATGTAGATGTAGGTTAcctccatactaatattataaatgtgaaagtttgtgaagatgcttggaggtttggatgtttgaatGTGTGGATTTTTggtactcaatcacgtctaaaccgctgaaccgattaagataaagatattttgacttttgactttgactttgagataaaattcggtatacagatagtttgagtcccgggaaaggacataggatagttttatccaggaaaatggcaaagttcccgcgggataacgataaacgaacactacgcggacggagtcgcgggcaacagctagttttcatttatatatttttattatttggatGGGAGAGGGTAGAGGATCgttttgatgtacttactataCCGATTAGTCTGCAACCAGCGCCAGCCCTGGGTTAGAGGAAGAGAAGCAGTCACTCTAGGTGCCAGATAGTACGGGGCGCTATTTTCCTGTTTCCAGTGCGAAGTAAAATTTTGATGGCACtttttgagaggcgcggaaaCGTGGCAGAAACGGTTACAGATAATATCCTTCTACCTTGATCAAAGGCTAAACCCGGCGCTGTTGGCAACCATACGTGTAAAAAAGCTATGTCTGAGCGGCATATATATTTTCATGCAAAAACCCATACCCAAGCACGCGTTTAATAGGGCAtataggcaaagctctgcgcagggggcgacactagcacaaaccgtaaacaaaccgccatgacaacgtcagttcaaTATAAAGTTTGTCGccattagtaacaaaataacatgatatttatatcGATAGTAACAATAGAatccatatactaatattataaatgcgaaagtgtgtttgtatgtttgtgtgtttgtccgtctttcacgccgtaacggagcgagggatcgacatgatttttggcacagagatagtttatgggcccaagagtggcataggctactttttatcccggaaaaatgcacagttcccaggggaacagcgcgcgataaccgaataccacgcgggcggagccgcgggcaaaacctagtagagctatttccaaaattttattcgaaataatatgatattacggcatcctacggacatttaaaagacattcaaaaaactgtttacggtttgtgctagtgctgcattctgtcggcagaacattgcagtaatattccctattgataATAAAGCTGTATTCTATTTCAGGTTTTGATAGAAAATGCAAAATCTGACGAAGAGAAAAAGATGCTGAAGAGCGCTTATGACATGCTCGTTGACCCGCAGAAGATGGGGGAGAGATTTAAATTCATGGCATTTTATCCCTCAACAGTGGGGCCTATTTTAGAAAAGTATCCTCCACTTGGGTTTTCTACCGAAAATAAGCAGTAAcattgatttgttttatttattttaaataaggaTATTAaatgttgagacaaaattatagtaTGTTATTTTGAAACTAGACAGCACAAGTAGCTTTTCCCTTTGGGCGGTATCTTAAATCCTACAAAGAGGTCTCGCGGAGTCGCAGATCGGGAAGTCCATATCTATACTATACTTATGCGGTAAAACGATTCATTGACTAAATGTCATAATGCACAGCGTGAACCAATATGCTATATGGATATTAAATTTAGCGGAAATGCTATGTTCCTTTGAAAATCATAGTACTTAGACAGAAAGGGATTGGGCACtggccctttttagggttccgtagccaaaatggcaaaaacggaaccattgtagtttcgccatgtctgtctgtccgtccgcggctttgctcagaaactatcaatgctagacagctgttattttgcacgaatatatatgtaaactatgccgacaaaatggtacaacaaaaaaatcaaaatatatttttttaagagtaccccccataggcgtaaagtggggggggggggtgatattttttttttttcatgtaaccttgtagtgtggggtatcgttgaataggtcttttcgGTTCGCCCCGGGCAgccaaaattttataaaaaataatactgaatCATATTTTCTATATCTATAagtactaatgttataaatgcgaaagtctatgtgtttgtatgtttgtccgtatttcacgtcgaaacggagcgacggatcgacgtgattttttgcataTTGCAAGttacgtaggctactttttatcccggaaaactgcagttcccgagggaacagcgtgcgataaccgaattccacgtggacaaaagctagtatgtaataatatattttacaattttgtcgCTCCTaagattcggaccgattagaacTTGATTAGAATGAGCCCGAAACTAGCCCGAAATTTTCTAGTCAAAAAAAACTCTAAAATGTATGAATCACGGCATAGCATATGAATTAAAGTATTGAAGATTCTATTCATGAAACAACAACTTCTGCGGACAATCGCTTCGGCAAAAACCGGTACTCCGCCCGAAATGTTTTAGTAATAAATACATCACTACGCAGTGTGTCTATACTTCTAATAATTGTCTGTGGATCCGTTGTCTACGGATGAGTTCATTCGCgtatttttgttgttgtagtgcaaagaaattaatatttttaaatccaATACATTCGCAAAATATATTCTACGCCATCGAGATTATTTTTATCTGTTacttttaactatttatttgcaataaaattgtAATGCACCTGAAACCGACACTGAGGTGATGTGATACTTACGTTGTGTTGAAATGTCAAAATTTCAGAGGAATCGTGCTACTCATTGCGATTATAGTTTCTGAAAAATTGTGATGTATTAACTGAAAACATATGGTAGTGAACGGTGAATTATTTTTAGCAGTTTATCGTGGATTACCCAGCGGTTGCATATTGGAGTGCAGTTGGATGATTAAACAATTTTGAGAAAGCGAAGGTGAGTGGTCGAGTCGAGACGTATTTTCTTTTGTTGTGGTTCGGGCTGCATAAATCCAGTCGCGCGTGTAATCGTCGCGGCTGTGCAGTTATTTATTTTCGTCAGATAAGTCTGGGATTTCACTCTTGTTGGTTTTACGAGCGTTTTGAAAGATTATGTACAATGATTTGCGGTTTTTGAGGAGTTAAATCGAACTGGATTTATCTAGATTTACGCATTGGAATCCGAAGATATCGATGTTGTCGGGTAAGTATTTAGAGCACCATCTTTTTTCAACATTTTCTCTGTCCTAAATTATTTACACAGGCTGTTCAATTTCCTACATTTCGAATTAAGATATagctttatttataaacaattaaGTTTCACTTGGCACCATTCTGCATTGTCTTAGACCTGAGCATATACCAATAGACAATAGTAGGTATGTACTCTTTTTTATATTACTTGGTGGCCTTGTTCTCTTGATAATAATTATGTGGTTTTTACTTTCAGTAAAGCTAGTCCAAATAAGAGAACAATAAAAGTCTCAAGTCTTATTTGATTTAACTTGAGACGAATCAACAGCCCTTACATAAATGTTCAAAACTTTTACAAAGCGGGTAATGTATTAATAACTCAATTAcgctaataattaaaaaataaattttgacttGATGATTTATGTAGGGCCATCGAAATAATATGGCGCAggtattaaagtttttttaatacaagatacTGTTATTGTCAAtttatgtttgtttctttatttttgtacaataatacATTTCATTATGTTTTGATCTGAATTCATAATAGACTACATTCACTTAttgcatatttaattttatttccatttaACAGGTggaattcaattcaaattaattaatatgcAAGGAAATGGActgattgtaaatatttttctccaCAATCACATTTTTCTACCCTTAAAGAGAGGAGTGTGCTCAATAGAGTACCCCTTACAAAATTCAATTGAAAGTTTACATTATTTGATAATGACTATAGCATAGCAAATCAAATTTTTACCAAATTCACATTGAAACGGTATTTATTTTGGTCCAAATTGAAAATAGACAATTCATGTGGACTTTTTCCCATTTATATACTGTAGGACTTATCTCGATTTATTTAATCAAGCGCACTATGAAGGTACAATAGAAGTACTTACAGGGGCGGCAAACTCCGCGATTTTATTTTCCGCTACAAGTAGATGTCTGGGCCCCCCCTAGAGTGTGCTATTCCACTACACGTGCCGCATGGGAGTGAATATGAGTTAAGGCATGGTTCTTATGCCTAAAcatcacttttgtacggcagtgagacttctgtactttacttattctgtgtctTTACTTATAACTACATATTACCTACTGTTATTTTTCCCGGCTTCTACTGTTGACCCAAATTGAAGTATATTTGTTTTCCAACTGTTAGAAATTTTTCTGAGATGGGAAAGCTCGAaagatgtatgtatgttaaaatTATGTTTATACTGAAATGATTTTAGAGCGATAATTTCATACATACATTCTCGGAATACAAATTTTGCTGTTATTATCTTTACATGTGGAGTATATCATAATCAGCATTTAAGTTACCCTTATCATTGCATAATTATGTCATTTTTTAGTCTGATCATGTCACACATCAAATGACTTGGATTTATTCATCTTTTTTGTACATGAATTTGGTCTAGATTTCAAAGTACAGGAATACTAGACCTTTTTTATGGCTTTCATCCTTGCTGTTTCAGCGAgatgtattttgccaatgttCAAGTAGTAGAGACATTACGCACATGAGGAGACTGTgttgtttatataattttaattttcagagGACAGACTAAGCTCAATAAGCTTGAGAAGTCCAGAAGTAGAGAAAACCAGAAGCCactaattgcaaaaaaaaagtggaatattaaccttacgatGGTATGCATAAGTTTCATTATCCTTTTGACTTTTAAGTGGTAACTAAATTAGTGACTTCTGGTGGTCACCCGACAATATATATACTAGACTTACAGATATAATACAGGCAGGAGGTTGTTGTACCATATACaacattaagggcctgtttcaccacttgtagACAAAcattaagtgacggatatcagtgatgcagTCTCTGTTTGTCCGAAttaacaaagacggcattacttttatctgagaCTTAAAGTTAATCatcaagtggtgaaacaggccctaaatgtaTGCTCCTTTCTAGTGGCAGCGCGCAACCTATTTGGCGTGGGCAATACGAATTTAGTGAGGCCCTGTGATAGCACACCACACATTAGATAACGAATTTTTAAATGAGCAAAAacaccggccaagagcttgtcggacacgctcaaaatagggttccgtagccattacgaaaaaattaagtaatatttttctaaggatttcgtattttatacggaattttccaagtttaggtatattttataccttacgctgctatttactcttacgttaaagttttccttgtaaggttgatatacttactaccatcctgttttttttctaattttccacccaggggggggggggggggacgctcgatttgaatgaaaatttgcactttaaagttgaatatttcccaaacaaatcactgaattgaaaaatttatagggttggatgagaaaaaaaacaaccccactttacgtctataggaggtaccgtaaaaaaatatatgtatatccgtgcaaaattgcagctttctagcattgatagtccctgagcaaagccgcggacggacagacagacagagagacatggcgaaactataagggttccgtttttgccattttggctccggattGATCCGAAttttggaaccctaaaaacgagaaACTTTCGAGGCGCAAGGCCCCTCAGACGGCGAGGCCGTAGGCTGTGGCCCACATCGCCGACGCCTGGAGTTTGCTCCTTCCTATTTTACGTAAAATCTGTAAAATTTTctgcttaaaatatttttatcctaTGACGAATTATGTCGTCATCTTTATCAATACCTCGTTTTTGCGACACTTGccttactatactatactatacctatACCGTGCTATACTTTGCTTGATCTGTATTTTAGTTTCTGTCATTGAAGTCATTCGCGGCGAATACGGTGTAATAAATAATGCACTGTTTTCTATAACCAAAAAAAATCAGCTTTGTGACTAACGGACTTGGAACTGTaactaaaaattgtattttggaTGCGGTTCTGGATGAATTTGAATCCACCTTGTATACTTATCATCAGTCAATTGGCTTTTCTGTACGTctatacttactaataattataataactttgtttgtgtgtgtgtctatgaTACATATATATGTAAGATGTAACATCTCAAACTATTTAACCAACATCAAATATTCTTTTACTAATAAGAAAATACCCTATCCCTGATTAAAATAGTCAACTTTTTATCTTGGGATAAGGAAGAGTTTCCATGGGATACAGACAAAGTAACAGGCAATAGcaagtaattaatattattataaaattgtgaTAATGATATGCAATTAATTCACTCGTATATTGCATTAACATAATTTATATGGTTTgttaattatattatgatgatatttaatatgaaaattagCAATGTCTGCTACGTAATACCATATTGGTATTGTGCGAGTTTATATTTAATTGCGTGCGACTTAATTTGCGCTGATCAAATTAAGCGAGTGTGTTATCTTATCTgacttatttgttattatattatgactattttgttttgtgtacttacttacATGTAAATCAGTGTTAAAGTTCGCAATCTACTCTAGACTATTTAGACTCTAATTTATAGATAACTTCTGATCAATATAAAAGACCTTGTCTTAAAACTGGTGAACTCCTTTGAAGAGCCGACTATGCAGTCATAATTCTTTTTCCCACACTCCATCTTGGTTGACTAATATCTTCAACTGACTGAGGGACGCGGTTATACGTTAGAGTGAGCACCATGTATTTTTTATCGCACTaccaagtgcaaaattcgaactttgaaTCTTTTATGTACTCCTAAcgaaaattcgaacttcttatcGTGCCCTCCCACTCTCGCAATTCTGTAATTTTAATCGCatattaagtttgttttatgaaaaccTGGTATTTACTACTCGTCAAAAATTAAGTCATTACGTTAATTCTCATCAGTAAGCGCTATTTTCACAATTTACTGTTTGCAAAATTTACTGAGTCATTTGGCATTGCTTTCAAATGTCTCTCTTTCAGTGTAACGACCTCGGATACAGGAGTTTCTTTGTTGCTAAACAGGACATAGTATGAAAGTTTGACCTAAGAAACGTGTTaccagtttttaacccccgacgcaaaaagaggggtgttataagtttgaccgctatgtgtgtctgtctgtctgtggcaccgtagctcttaaacgggtgggtcGATTTGAatgaggattttttttatttgaaagcaggttttctagcgatggttcttagatctgttttatcaaaatcggttcagccgtttttgagatattgagttttgaactgacaaagtcgggagttttccaactttttgttggttaggttatctgtTTTTTAGTAGACCCCTTGCTACATTTCTACTATATTCCCAAAATTCCCAAAACCACCATTTTTTTCACGCCAACGGCCCCCACTTGGCGTCCCGAGGACCCCAGGCTGTCCACCTGTACCATGTTGGGGACCTCTGAACCATTCGATATTGATAATGATTTAATTCAGTAACTCAGTGGACTGAAAAGactacttaaaaacctcagaAGTTATCAACCTCTATGTTGATGACCTATTGGTCTTAAAATAATCACACAAGGCACtccttataaatatttaataaacagGTAAATGTACCGTATAAGTTATAGGGTGGTTATTGACTTTGTATTACTTTGTATGAAATGTGAGTCATCGTCTACGTAAATACggctaaataaatatacctatttatattataagtaagtaaagaAATGGGCCAATTAGATGGAACGATGTATAAACACTTGGCGCTTACGCGGTAGTTGTAGCAGTAGCCACTAGCCGAGTCTGCACTTAACGAGTTGCCTCGAGAGGCAGCTATTTTCGGTGCGATTTTGAAC encodes:
- the LOC141435871 gene encoding protein arginine methyltransferase NDUFAF7 homolog, mitochondrial, producing the protein MNTLNLFKMSNKLIRPSVTYRQYAYKVMKRPDPNTLKMPAPGTAPKLMEIIKEKIRLNGPISVAEYMHIVTTNPTEGYYMKKETIGESGDFITSPEISQLFGEILAIWFYAESKKMGPGKPLQIVELGPGKGTLMMDFLRVLHRLGYKPNDLSIHLVEISETMQNVQAHRLCATHKACHVDSPHNYEGETTSGIKVYWYYDLKKVPKNFSWYIAHEFFDVLPIHKFEKSEDGWRELLIDIDEAGKLYYRISANETNSVKTLVRPPLDAGDRTELEVSARSLGIARQLAQRVDAYGGLALIADYGHEGEKGDTFRAFHRHQVVNPLENVGASDLTADVDFSQLRIAASMTPGDENYALVMGPVQQRQFLERLQAEFRLNVLIENAKSDEEKKMLKSAYDMLVDPQKMGERFKFMAFYPSTVGPILEKYPPLGFSTENKQ